In Kutzneria kofuensis, the DNA window CTCTCTGCTGTACCCGGCAAGGGCGGCAAGGACCAAATCGATGCCTTGATCGGAAGCTACGCGACAGCGCTGGGTCTGAAGGGCTGGGCAGTCTGGGACGGGACCACCGTCTGCACCTTGCTCGACAGCTACCCCGATGTCCGGCGGGCGTTCAGGGCCTTGATTACGCCGAAAGAGGTGCTCGCGGCGATGCATGATCGTCTCACGGCGCCCCCCGTTCCCTCGCGAGTCGATGTCGTTCTTACTGGCCCGCAGTATCGCCCTGGTCAGCCCGGACACGAAGCGACCTTCCAAACCGCCTACGACGTGGCCGGAGGCCCCGGACGGTTCGGTGAGGCGATGGGCGAAGTGCAGGAAGCCGGGCCTGGCTGGGTTCAGCACTTCGCTGGCGGACCCTATGGCGAGCCCGCGGTCCTGGTCGAATTGCCCGGAAAACCTGCTTCAGTCCTCGCTCGCACCGTGTGGAACGACCTGCAGGCGATTGGTGGCGGGCTGCCGAATTCCGGAGTAATCGGGATCGGTTTTCCTGCTGCTAATCGCGCCGACCCGGATCCATTCATCGACTCGGACCGCCAGGAGGTCGAACTGGAGGGCGGGCAGTGGGGCCGTAGAGGTCGTGGTCGCCTGATTCGCCGGCCCGGCAAGACCCCGGTGTGGCAGCCGGAGATCGTCTTGGACAGCGAAGCCAGCCGGGACAAGGACTCCTGGACGAACTTGTCGGACAAGCGTGACCTTCGGCTACGGGTTGCCGGAAGAATTCCGCTGGCAGTGGAGGACTGGGAAATCACCGACCGCGGTCGGGCGAAGATGCTGACCGCCCTCCAGGAGGCCGGACTGGGTGAGGTCTGCCGTCACCTTGCAGATCGATACGGACTCGACGCTGCCGGGATGGAATGGCAAGAGATCGACGAACCTGACGGTCACAACAACAGCCGGTTCGGCGCGTATCACCTCACGGCGACCGGTGCCGACGGCCGCCCGGCGGTGTCGATCTGCTTGTACATGGTGCTGCCTGACGGTTACACCACGGATTTACGGACCGTCGTCGACTTGCGCGTCGACTTCTCGGCGCTTGCCCCTCATGCGGAATCGACAGCTCCCTCGCTGATTCCCGCCGCTCTTCGTGTTTCGATGACCGAGTTGATCGAGTTCTTCACGCAAGCGTGGCATGTCGCCACGATGGTGGTGCCGCTGGCGGCCTTGGACGACCCGATCCGCACGCAGCCTGCAGGGGCACCGAGGCTGGAGCTTTACATCCAGAGTGAACGTCCGGAATACGGTGGAACAGATTGGACTGTCAGGCCCTTGGACATGGTCGATCTGTCTTGTTTTGGCGCTCCACGCAGTGGCCAGCCACGAGATCTCTCCGTGGCTGTGACTACTCCCTTGGGGCTAACGGGCCAGGACATCGACAGGTGGATCCACCAGGCGCTGGACAAGATGGCCGCCGACTTCGGGTTGGTCGTCCGCCCTCCGAGTGCGAAGTAGTCGAGCGCTCCTTGGCCGGCTGCCGTGCGACAGCCCTTTTCGGTGATCGAGCTGACACGCTCCGTCGGTGAACAACCAGAGGGACCTGCGAGGCAGTCCAGTACCTGTGCGGGACCTCTGGGACGATTTGCGTCATGACGGCAAGGGAGCGCGGGCGTCACCGACGGCGCACTGGACTGCTTGCCTTGCTGACCGGGTTGAGCGCCCTGCTCGTAGCTCTGCTAGCTGTATGAGGCCATGACGTTGGTGACGCGAGTGCGGAGCCGGGAGGCTGGTGGCTGATCTCCGGCGGCGGTGTGTGGTCGATGGTAGTTGTAGTGGATGTTCCAGACGGTCAGGGCTGCTGACCGCTGGTGTTCGCTGGTCCATTCCCGGGCGTAGAGGAACTCCTCGGCCAGGATCCGGTTGTAGCGCTCGACTTTGCCGTTGTGGCGTGGGGTGTAGGGGGTGATGCGCTGGTGTCGGGCTCCGCGCAGCACGGTGGCGAAGTCGCGGGCGCGGTAGCAGGCGCCGTTGTCGGTGACGATGCGGTGGATGTGGGTGATGCCGTGTGCGGCGAAGAACGCCCGCGCCCGGTGGGTGAACGCGATCGCGGTGGCGGCCTTCTCGTCGGGTAGGGCCTCGGTGTAGGCCAGCCGGGAGAACCCGTCGATGGCGGAGTGCAGGTAGGTGTAGCGGGGACGTTGGCCTGGCTTCTTGCTGCGGGCGACGCGTTTGTCCTGCTCGCTGCCCTTGCCGTGGATCCGCCAGCCGCCGCCCTCGGGGATCTGGCCGGTCTTCTTCACATCGAGGTGGACCATGTGGCCGGGCCAGCGGGCGATGATCGGCCTGGGTTGCCGGTTGTTCTGGCCGGTGGGGTCGAGGAACCGGCGCCGGTTCAGACCCAGGTGGGCCAGGTGCCGGCCCACGGTCCGTGTCGAGATGGTGATGTCCTGGGCGGCCAGCTCGGTGGCGATCCGGCGTGCGGAGTACTTGCGGGTCCGGCGCAGCTGCTCGATCCGGGCCACCACCTGGGCGGGGGTGGCCGTGGGCTGGCGGTGCGGGACGCTGGGGCGATCGGCCAGGCCGGTCTCGCCGAAGCGCCGGTAGCGGTTGACCCACTTGCTGGCGCACTGGCGGGAGATGCCCATCTCGGCGGCGACATGGGCGATCGGACGGGTCCGGCAGCGCTGCACGAGACGGCGACGGCCTTCGACAGACAGCGGGGCGTTACGGTGGAGCACGGACGGGTCTTTCTGCTCGGCGGACGAGTGGGTGGTACTTCTCATCCTGCCGCTGAAAGACCCGTCCCCTTCACCAGGCCCTCTGCCGCGTCAACAACCTCATGACCCGCAACAGCTAGCTGTGGCCACCAATCTGGCCACCAACGCAGTTCCACAGCGGTTCGCACGCTGGACCCAGGATCCCTGGTGGACCTGGGGTGCAACCACGGTTCTCGCTATGTTGGTCATCCTCGTTGGTGTTGCTCTCCAGCGGCTGTCCTCCGACGAACCTGGCCAGCCTGCTGCCTCCCGCACCGTTGAGCTCGCCACCGCCAAGCCCGTCCATAACCTGCCGCCGCGCAATCCGGCCTTCATCGGCCGCGACGCCGTGTTCGAACGCATCGAGGCCGAGCTCGCGGGCGGCCCCGTCGCGGTGGTGGCGATGCACGGACTGGGCGGCATGGGCAAGTCGGCCATCGCCCTCGAACTCGCCCACCGGGGACACGAGTCCGGGAGGTACTCCATCGCCTGGTGGATACGGGCGGAGACGGAATCGACGCTCGTCGAAGACATCGCAGACCTGGCCCCCACCCTGGGCCTGAGCGTGTCGGACGACCAAGACCAAACCGTGAAGGACGTGCGCGCGGCACTTCAGGAACGAAGCGGCTGGCTGATCGTGTTCGACAACGTTGCTGGTCCTGACGCTGTCCGCCCCTGGATCCCAGTCGGCTCAGGAGCCACCTTGATCACCAGCCGGTTCCGCGGCTGGGGCAAGCTGGCAGCGCAAGTCGACCTCGATCGGTTCACACGCGAGGAGTCCCTGGCCTATCTGGCCCGCACTGTTGTGCGCTACAACCCGGTCGCCGCCGATGACTTAGCCCAAGCGCTGGGCGACCTGCCGCTGGCGCTAGTTCAGGCCGCTGGCTACCTCGACCTGCGGGATCTGCCGATCGAGAGGTACCTGGAGTTGTATCGGGATCGCGACGCGGCCGGCCGTCTACTTGCCGAGGCAATCGACGGATATCCGGCCAGCGTCGCCACGACCTGGCTGCTGCACTACGACCAGCTCGCCGAGGACGAACCCGCGGCCCTGCAACTGCTGCGACTGTGTGCCTTCCTCGACCCCGAGGACATCGACCTACACCTGCTGCTGTCCCTACCCAAGCTCCTTCCGCCCGAATTAGCGGCCACCGTTGCCCAGCCGATCGACCACGAGCGTGCGGTAGGCGCCTTGGTCCGTACTAACCTCTTTACCAGGATCGACACCGATCGAATCAGGTTGCACCGGTTGGTGTCGCAGGTGACGCGGTTGCACCTGGGCGCCAGTGCCGGAACGTGGGCGACGCGCGCTGCCACGTTGGTGAACCAACTGTTCCCTATCCGCCCAGACGACCCGGCCCAATGGCCGCGCTGCGCGATGCTCGCAGCACACGCCAGCATGGTGATCGAGCACACCGAGAGCCTGGCGGTGTCCGACGCACAGGCGAACGCGTTGTACGACCGACTCGCGGTATACCTACAAAGCCAGGTCCAGGGCGACGTGGAGATCTACTCGCTCGACGCCCCAGACGCTGCAGTGGACTGGCGCACCTCGCCGGTCCGCTCCCGCTACTCATCCCAGATCCAGCGCATCGCACCTCAGATGCTCGCTGACCGCGACCGCGAACTCGCGGAACTGGCTGCCTTCGCCACAGACGACAACGAACCTGGCTACCTGTGGCTGCGAGCCGGAGCCTGGTCAGGCAAGACCGCACTGTTGTCCTGGTTCGCACTGCACCCACCAGCCGGCGTGCAGGTAGTGTCGTTCTTCGTCACGGGACGCCTGGCTGGGCAGTCCGACCGGTCGGCGTTCGTCGACAACGTCATGGAGCAGCTACTGGCGGTGTTAGGCCAGCAAATTCCACCGCTCTTGACCGAGGTGACTCGCGAGGCCCACTTGCTTGCCCTCCTGGAGGAAGCGGCGCAAGCCTGCAGCAGCCGCGGTGAGCATTTGGTCCTGCTCGTCGACGGCCTGGACGAGGACCGAGGAGTGCACGCGGGACCTGACGCCCACAGCATCGCCGCGCTACTGCCAACTCACCCACCGCGAGGATTGCGGATCATCGTCGCGGACCGATCGAACGCGGCACTCCCTACCGACGTACCGGCCCACCATTCCCTACGCCACCCAGGCATCGTCCGCCCGCTGAACCCGAGTACCCACGCCAGAGTCTTGCAAGCCGAAATGCTCCGGGATCTGCAGAGGCTGCTGGGCGAGGGTAGCAACCGTGACCTGCTTGGTCTGATTGCCGCCGCATGCGGCGGCCTGACGGTGCATGACCTCGCCGAACTCACCGACACACCCGTGTGGGCTGTCGAAGACCTCATGGACGAATGCAGCTTCACCAAGCGCAAGGGAAACGGCGCACCCGTCTACTTTTTGGCCCACGAGGAGCTGACCGTAACTGCAGTGCAGATGCTTGGACCGAGGCGCCTTTCGGAGTACCGCGATACCCTGCACAGTTGGGCGGATCGGTACCGAGCACGGAAATGGCCCGAAGACACGCCTGACTACTTGTTGTCTTCATACCCACGAATGCTCCTGCAGTCTGCGGATGCCGCGCGCTTGGTTGACTGCGTCACCGACGTGGACCGCCACGATCGAATGCGCCAGCGATTCGGGGACGACGCGGCGGCCATCAAAGAGGTGGATACGGTGATGGGTGCCATTGTCGCGTCAGATAACGGCGACCTGGTCAAGCGACTCGCCGTTCATCGGGCGGCCTTGCAGCGGCGGACGTTCCTGCAAAGGTGGCGTTCCGTGCTCCGTCGCGTACGGTGGCGTTGAACATCGCAAGGTCTGGCAAACTCATTGAGTGATCAAGCACTTCACATCGAGCGTGTTCGTCTTCGGGC includes these proteins:
- a CDS encoding IS481 family transposase, which translates into the protein MRSTTHSSAEQKDPSVLHRNAPLSVEGRRRLVQRCRTRPIAHVAAEMGISRQCASKWVNRYRRFGETGLADRPSVPHRQPTATPAQVVARIEQLRRTRKYSARRIATELAAQDITISTRTVGRHLAHLGLNRRRFLDPTGQNNRQPRPIIARWPGHMVHLDVKKTGQIPEGGGWRIHGKGSEQDKRVARSKKPGQRPRYTYLHSAIDGFSRLAYTEALPDEKAATAIAFTHRARAFFAAHGITHIHRIVTDNGACYRARDFATVLRGARHQRITPYTPRHNGKVERYNRILAEEFLYAREWTSEHQRSAALTVWNIHYNYHRPHTAAGDQPPASRLRTRVTNVMASYS
- a CDS encoding DUF7779 domain-containing protein produces the protein MLVILVGVALQRLSSDEPGQPAASRTVELATAKPVHNLPPRNPAFIGRDAVFERIEAELAGGPVAVVAMHGLGGMGKSAIALELAHRGHESGRYSIAWWIRAETESTLVEDIADLAPTLGLSVSDDQDQTVKDVRAALQERSGWLIVFDNVAGPDAVRPWIPVGSGATLITSRFRGWGKLAAQVDLDRFTREESLAYLARTVVRYNPVAADDLAQALGDLPLALVQAAGYLDLRDLPIERYLELYRDRDAAGRLLAEAIDGYPASVATTWLLHYDQLAEDEPAALQLLRLCAFLDPEDIDLHLLLSLPKLLPPELAATVAQPIDHERAVGALVRTNLFTRIDTDRIRLHRLVSQVTRLHLGASAGTWATRAATLVNQLFPIRPDDPAQWPRCAMLAAHASMVIEHTESLAVSDAQANALYDRLAVYLQSQVQGDVEIYSLDAPDAAVDWRTSPVRSRYSSQIQRIAPQMLADRDRELAELAAFATDDNEPGYLWLRAGAWSGKTALLSWFALHPPAGVQVVSFFVTGRLAGQSDRSAFVDNVMEQLLAVLGQQIPPLLTEVTREAHLLALLEEAAQACSSRGEHLVLLVDGLDEDRGVHAGPDAHSIAALLPTHPPRGLRIIVADRSNAALPTDVPAHHSLRHPGIVRPLNPSTHARVLQAEMLRDLQRLLGEGSNRDLLGLIAAACGGLTVHDLAELTDTPVWAVEDLMDECSFTKRKGNGAPVYFLAHEELTVTAVQMLGPRRLSEYRDTLHSWADRYRARKWPEDTPDYLLSSYPRMLLQSADAARLVDCVTDVDRHDRMRQRFGDDAAAIKEVDTVMGAIVASDNGDLVKRLAVHRAALQRRTFLQRWRSVLRRVRWR